From the Methanobacterium sp. CWC-01 genome, the window CACATCCACTGGCAGCCACTCTGGTGGGCCTTTTTAAGCCCTTCATAGTAGCCTCCCGCCCCCCCCAAATTTTCGGGCAATCTAATATAATTTATTCCAATCTGCTGATGGCGGTGGGTAACCTCAGCGACCATCTCCCCAGTTTCCGGTACTTCCTCCAAGTAACCCTTTTCATGTAGGAGCTGGCCTGTGCCGTCCTGGGAGTTGTTATCCACGATATAGATACAATTCAATGGCCGGGTCTGGTTTTTCAGGGCCTCTAAACATTCTATTAATAGTTCCCGGCGGTTGTAGGTTACCACCACCGCACAAACCCTATCATTCATGGGCTATTTTCTCCTGGAAGACCTGCAGTGCCTTGCTGGTCACATCACTCATGTTGTAGTACCGGTACTCCCCCAGACGTCCCAGGCAGATGAGGTTTCCGAATTCATCCGCCCGTGCCTGGTACCTCTGGTAAAGCTGATGATTCCTTTTTTGGGGGATGGGATAGTATGGTAGGTTCCGGTCCCGTTGATAGGCCTGGGGGTACTCCCTGACGATGGTGGTCCGGGGATGCTTTTGTCCAGTGAGGTGTTTGAATTCGGTGATCCGGGTGTAAAGATGATTATTGGGGTAGTTAACTGTCCCCGCTTCCTGGTAGAACTCCTGATCCAGGGTTTCAAACTTGAATCGCAGGGATCGGTAGGGAAGCTCCCCGTACTGGTAATTGAAAAGTTCATCGATCCTCCCGGTGTAGATCATCATACCCGTAAACTGTTCCCCCTCCAGGCGGATCTTCTTAGAATCAAAATCTATTTCTACCAGATCCTTATAATCAGTATTCAACCGTAGTTCTATAAGTGGGTTGGCCAGCATTTTACTAAAAATCGGTGTATAACCCTCCCTGGGCATCTTCTGATGGGAATCCTGGAAGTAACGGTCATCAAGGGATATATACACTGGCACCCTCCCGGTAACGGAGGGATCCAGTTCTTCAGGTAGGAAACCCCACTGCTTGATGGTGTAGTTTAAAAATACCTGTTCATATATGAAATCAGCCAGGGATGATAACTCCTCATCCTCCATCTCCTTCAACTCCAGGATGGGGATTCTAGCTCCGTACCCAAATTTCTCCACCAGCCGGGACTCCAACCTATTCGCGGTCTCGGTTGGGAAGAGTTGATGTAGAGACTGGAGATTGAAGGGAATGGGAACCTTTTCACCCTGCACCGAACCCAGCACCCGGTGCTGGTAGTCATGCCAGGATGTGAATTGGGAGAAATAATCCCAAACTTCCTCAGAATCAGTGTGGAAGATGTGGGGGCCGTACTTATGCACCAGGATACCCTCCTGGTTAAAGAAGTCATGGCAGTTCCCACCTACATGGCCCCTTTTTTCGATTAAAAGAACACTCTTAGAGAGGACATTGGCTATCCTCTCGGACATAACCGAACCTGCCAATCCTGCGCCTACCACGAGATAGTCAAACATATTTTATCAGGCTCCTATCATCTTTATGCCCTTACGTTGTAGAAATAGGAACATGGTCAAGGTGAGGAAGGTCTCTGCCGTTAAAAAGGATAGGGCCGTACCCACCTCTTGGAAGAGGGGGACCAGGACCAGGGCCAGGAGGATGTTGATGCCTCCCGCAGCCAGAACTATCCTGGAAAGTGCCCTTTCGTAGTTGAGGGGGATCATGGTCTGGATGCCGAACACGTTACTTAAACCCACAATTAATGGTAAAAAGGCCAGAATCCTTAAAACCATGATGGCTGGTGTGTACTGGTCTCCGAAGAGGATGTTCACTATTAAAGGCGAGAATACAAAGAGCAGTAGGGAGAGGCTGAGTCCAATCCCAATCATGATCTTAGTGATCTGCCGGAGGAACTGTACTCCTTTCTTATGAGACTCGTCCACCACCCGACTGATATGGGGAAACAGGGCCTGGCTGAGGGGGTTTAAAAGACCCAGAACA encodes:
- the glf gene encoding UDP-galactopyranose mutase, which produces MFDYLVVGAGLAGSVMSERIANVLSKSVLLIEKRGHVGGNCHDFFNQEGILVHKYGPHIFHTDSEEVWDYFSQFTSWHDYQHRVLGSVQGEKVPIPFNLQSLHQLFPTETANRLESRLVEKFGYGARIPILELKEMEDEELSSLADFIYEQVFLNYTIKQWGFLPEELDPSVTGRVPVYISLDDRYFQDSHQKMPREGYTPIFSKMLANPLIELRLNTDYKDLVEIDFDSKKIRLEGEQFTGMMIYTGRIDELFNYQYGELPYRSLRFKFETLDQEFYQEAGTVNYPNNHLYTRITEFKHLTGQKHPRTTIVREYPQAYQRDRNLPYYPIPQKRNHQLYQRYQARADEFGNLICLGRLGEYRYYNMSDVTSKALQVFQEKIAHE